In Acidobacteriota bacterium, one DNA window encodes the following:
- the amrS gene encoding AmmeMemoRadiSam system radical SAM enzyme: MSAPAIGRWWRREPDGRIVCELCPRRCRLREGQRAFCYVRQATARGIELTTYGRSSGFCIDPIEKKPLNHFLPGTPVLSFGTAGCNLGCRFCQNWDISKARAFDRLQELAPPEAIAEAAAATGCRSVAFTYNDPVIFAEYAIDTARACHARGIRTVAVTAGYISPEARAEFFEVMDAANVDLKAFSDDFYRRYCAARLEPVLDTLRWLVRESRTWIEITTLLIPGANDSDEEIRSLAEFVRDELRPDVPLHFTAFHPDYRLTDRGPTPPETLSRARRIAMDTGLEYVYTGNVHDPEGGSTWCPGCGALLVERDWYRLGRWGIRNGACARCGRRVPGVFEDGPGSWGPRRQPVRLAVR, from the coding sequence GTGAGCGCACCGGCCATCGGGCGGTGGTGGCGCCGGGAACCCGACGGCCGGATCGTCTGCGAGCTGTGCCCTCGCCGCTGCCGCCTCAGGGAAGGCCAGCGGGCTTTCTGCTATGTGCGGCAGGCGACCGCGCGTGGCATCGAGCTGACCACCTACGGCCGGTCGAGCGGGTTTTGCATCGATCCGATCGAGAAGAAGCCGCTCAACCATTTCCTGCCGGGAACACCCGTCCTCTCCTTCGGAACCGCCGGATGCAACCTGGGCTGCCGCTTCTGCCAGAACTGGGACATCAGCAAGGCGCGGGCGTTCGATCGCCTCCAGGAGCTCGCCCCACCGGAGGCCATCGCCGAGGCGGCCGCTGCGACGGGTTGCCGCAGCGTGGCGTTCACCTACAACGACCCGGTGATCTTCGCCGAGTACGCGATCGACACCGCGCGCGCCTGCCACGCTCGAGGGATCCGGACGGTGGCCGTCACGGCGGGGTACATCTCGCCCGAGGCGCGGGCCGAGTTCTTCGAGGTGATGGACGCGGCCAACGTCGACCTCAAGGCCTTCAGCGACGATTTCTACCGCCGGTACTGTGCGGCGCGCCTGGAGCCCGTGCTCGACACGCTGCGGTGGCTCGTCCGCGAGTCGAGGACTTGGATCGAGATCACGACGCTGTTGATTCCCGGCGCCAACGATTCCGACGAGGAGATCCGGAGCCTGGCCGAGTTCGTCCGGGACGAACTCCGGCCGGATGTCCCCCTCCACTTCACCGCATTCCATCCCGACTACCGCCTCACCGACAGGGGGCCCACGCCACCGGAGACCCTGAGCCGGGCCCGGCGCATCGCCATGGACACCGGGCTCGAGTACGTCTACACGGGAAACGTCCACGACCCGGAGGGAGGAAGCACGTGGTGCCCCGGTTGCGGGGCCCTGCTCGTCGAAAGGGATTGGTACCGCCTCGGCCGCTGGGGGATCCGGAACGGGGCCTGCGCCCGCTGCGGGCGCCGCGTTCCGGGCGTCTTCGAGGACGGGCCGGGCTCGTGGGGTCCCCGCCGGCAGCCGGTGCGCCTCGCGGTGCGGTGA
- the amrA gene encoding AmmeMemoRadiSam system protein A: protein MTADAETRARLVGIAREAIRRALRSEPFHPQPLPPPYDRPRALFVTLRRRDGALRGCIGHLRPVRATLAEEVADCARAAALSDVRFPPVEEHELDELAIEISLLGTPEPVGSAAELDPRRYGVIVSRGSRRGVLLPDIEGVDTPEQQLAIAARKAGLAPDEPYAIERFTVEKIVEDGT from the coding sequence GTGACGGCGGACGCGGAAACGCGGGCCCGCCTGGTGGGAATCGCGAGAGAGGCGATCCGGCGCGCCCTCCGCTCGGAGCCGTTCCACCCGCAGCCGCTTCCCCCGCCATACGACCGGCCGAGGGCGTTGTTCGTGACCCTGAGGCGGCGTGACGGTGCGCTCCGCGGCTGCATCGGACACCTGCGCCCGGTCCGGGCGACGCTCGCCGAGGAGGTCGCGGACTGCGCCCGGGCCGCCGCGCTGTCCGACGTTCGCTTCCCGCCGGTGGAAGAGCACGAGCTGGACGAGCTGGCCATCGAGATTTCGCTGCTCGGGACACCGGAACCGGTGGGCTCGGCGGCGGAACTCGATCCCCGCCGTTACGGGGTGATCGTCAGCCGCGGGAGTCGGAGGGGAGTGCTGCTGCCCGACATCGAGGGTGTCGACACTCCGGAGCAACAGCTCGCCATCGCGGCGCGCAAGGCGGGGCTGGCGCCCGACGAGCCGTACGCGATCGAACGCTTCACCGTCGAGAAGATCGTGGAGGACGGGACGTGA